AGATCGTGCACGGCTTCGCCCAGAAGGAGATCCGCCGGCTCGCCGTCCTGATGCGCGAACTGCGCACCGGCGAGGCCGCGTACGACGGCGAGGACCGCGACTGGCTGCTCACCCTGGCCGGCAGCGCCAACGCCACCATCGACGCCACCAGCACCGCCGTGGACGTCGGCTTCTGGACCTCCGAGCTGGGCCTGCGCTACCTGGCCGCGCAGCGCGAGGCGATCGACCGCGGGGTGAAGGTCCGCCGGGTCTTCATCCTGGACAGCCCGACCGCCGAGGAGCTGGCCGAGGTGCACCGGGTGGGCCGTCAGCAGGCCGCGCTGAACGTGTCGGTCCGGGTGGTCACCACCGCGGACCTGCCCGCCCCGGTCCGGCTGGACCCGATGTTCGACTTCATCGTCTTCGACCAGGCGATCAGCTACGAGGTCACCCCGGGCCTGCCGGTGGAACAGGCCGCCCAGCCGGTCATCGCCAGCACCCGGCTGGTCCTCCGTCCGGACCGGGTCGCCCGCCGGATGCGCCGCTTCAACGACCTCTGGAACGCCTCGGAACCGGTCGAGTGACCACCCCGTAGACTGCTCCGGAATGCCGGACCGTGCCCCCGTCGCAGCGCTCAGGAGAACACCGCCCATGACCGAGACCGCCGTCGAGAGCACCGCTGACGTCATCGTGGTCGGGGCGGGCCCGGCCGGCTCGACCACCGCGTACTACCTGGCCCAGGCCGGCCTCGACGTGCTGCTGCTGGAGAAGACCGCCTTCCCCCGGGAGAAGGTCTGCGGCGACGGCCTGACCCCCCGCGCCACCAAGCAGCTGGTCGACATGGGCATCGACGTCTCGGTGGAGAACGGCTGGCTGCACAACCGCGGCCTGCGGATCATCGGCGGCGGCGTCCGGCTGGAGCTCGACTGGCCGGAGCTGTCCGCCTTCCCCGACTACGGACTGGTCCGCAAGCGCGCCGACTTCGACGAGCTGCTGGCCCGTCAGGCCCAGAAGGCCGGCGCCCGCCTCTACGAGACCTGCAACGTCACCGGGCCGGTCCTGGACGACCGCACCGGCCGGATCACCGGGGTGACCGCGAAGCTCGGCGACGAGAAGCGCGAGGTCGTCTTCCGCGCCCCGCTGGTGGTCGCCGCCGACGGCAACTCCACCCGGCTCTCGCTCGCCATGGGCCTGCACCGGATCGAGTCCCGCCCGATGGGCGTCGCCTACCGGACGTACTTCACCTCCCCGCGCCACCAGGACGACTACCTGGAGTCCTGGCTGGAGCTGTGGGACACCCGCGGCGGCGAGAAGAAGCTGCTGCCCGGCTACGGCTGGATCTTCGGCATGGGCGACGGCACCTCCAACGTCGGCCTCGGCATCCTCAACTCCTCGCCCGCGTTCGGCGACCTCAACTGGCGCGAGGTGCTGAAGGCCTGGTGCGCCTCGATGCCCGAGGAGTGGGGCTACACCCCGGAGAACATGACCGACCCGATCCGCGGCGCAGCCCTGCCGATGGCCTTCAACCGGCAGCCGCACTACACCCGCGGCCTGCTCCTGGTCGGCGACGCGGGCGGCATGGTCAACCCGTTCAACGGCGAGGGCATCGCCTACGCGATGGAGTCCGGGCAGATCGCGGCCGGCGTCATCATCCAGGCCAACGCCCGGGTCACCGACGCCGGGCGGGAGCGGGCCCTGCAGCGGTACCCGCAGATCCTCAAGGAGGTGTACGGCGGCTACTACACGCTCGGCCGGGCGTTCGTGAAGCTGCTCGGCAACCCGAGGATCATGCAGCTGGCCACGGACCGCGGGCTGACCCACCCGGTCCTGATGAAGTTCGTCCTCAAGCTCCTCGCCAACCTGACGGACCCGCAGGGCGGCGACGCCATGGACCGCATCATCAACGGCCTCGCCAAGGTCGCGCCCAACGCCTGATCCACCGCACCCATCTGGTTGCCCTCACCGCACCCGCCCGGCCACACGGGTGGCCGGGCAAAGCCGTTGGACCCGGGGCGCCCGGTGCGGGACGATGGCGGGCCAGGCAGCCCCCGTCCGACGGTGTACGGGCCCTAACCGTCACCCCGGAGGGCCCCGCATGACCGCCACCCCCGCCGACCTGCCCGTTCCCCGGCAGTCCTTCCGCGACCTGCCCGTCCTCGCGGTCGCCGCGGTCTGGGGATCCAGCTTCCTGGTGGTCAAGGAGGTCGCCGACCCGGGCACCGCCCTCGCCGTGCTGGTGCTCCGCTTCGGCCTGGTCCTCCCGCCGCTCGGCCTCGCCGCCTGGCCGGCGCTGCGCCGGCTGACCCGCCGGGAGTGGCTCGGCGGCGCCGCGCTGGGGCTGGTGCTCGGCGGGATCTTCCTGCTGGAGACGTACGGCGCGGTGCACACCAGCGCCACCAACGCCGGGCTGATCATCAGCCTCACCATGGTCTTCACCCCGCTCGCCGACAGCGCCCTGCGGCGTACCCGGCCGTCCCGGCCGTTCCTGGCGGCGGCCGGTCTCTCGGTGCTCGGGGTCGCCCTGCTGACCGCGGACGGCGGCCTGCGGGCCCCTTCCGCGGGCGATCTGCTGGTGCTCGCGGCGGCCGTGGTGCGGACCGCGTTCGTGCTGGCCACGGCCCGCAGCCGGGCGGTGGCGGACACCGACTCGCTGGCCCTGACCTGGGTCCAACTGGCCTCGGCCACCGCGGTGTTCGCCCTGGCGGCGCCGTTCGCCGGGCCGTCCCCGCTGGCCCTCGCGGCGGAGTTCGGAGCGGCCGGCTGGGGCCTGCTGCTGTACCTGTCGCTGTTCTGCACGGTGTTCGCGTTCTTCGTGCAGGCGTGGGCGGTCCGGGCGACCTCGCCGTCCCGGGTGAGCCTGCTACTGGGCACCGAGCCGCTCTGGGCGGCGGTGTTCGGCATCGCCGTCGCCGGGGACCGGCCGGGGGCCGCGGCGCTGCTGGGCGGCCTCTGCGTGCTCGCCGGCACCGAGTGGGGCCGCCGCACGGCGCAGACGCCCGCCTAGCGCCGCCCAGCGTCCCCGGCGACCGGTCGAGCCCCCCGCCGGGCCGCCGCCGGGCCGCCGTCGGGCCCGCCGCCCGGGCCCGGTCCGGCGGGCTCCTCGTGAGCTTGTGAACGAAGGGTCAAGCGGCTGCACCGGGTCCGCACCCGGGCGAGTGAGGGCCTATAACACGTCAACCCGGCAAGATCGAAATTTGCCTCCGCCACCCTCGGGTTGGTATGGGCGACGGCCTCTGACCAGTCGCTTCACAGTCGATTGCGACAGATTGTGTCCGTTTGCCTCCGTTGCGTGGCCTGATGGGGACTTGGGCGCCTTGGGCAGCGTTTGTGAGGTGGCGCAGATCACAAAGATCGTTAGGAACCGCGTGTCGCAGATCACAAGCCGACGGGCATAGGATGCGCTCGTTCCAGGCTTTGTGAACTGCCTCACATGCGGTGGATCTCACGGTGTGGAACGCGGGTCCGACCCAACGTGACCCGGCGGTTCCGATCTGCAGTCAAGGACGACTGGACGGAGGGAGCGGGGGCTATGAATGCCTACGCGCCGATCCTCGTACTCGGTGCCATCGCGGCGGCGTTCGCGGTCGGCTCCGTCGTGATGGCCTCGCTCACCGGCCCGAAGCGTTACAACCGGGCCAAGTTGGAGGCGTACGAGTGCGGCATCGAGCCGACCCCGCAGCCCAAGGGCGGCGGTCGGTTCCCGATCAAGTACTACCTGACGGCGATGCTCTTCATCGTCTTCGACATCGAGATCGTCTTCCTCTACCCGTGGGCGGTCAGCTTCGACGCCCTGGGGATCTTCGGGCTGGTCGAGATGCTCCTGTTCATCGCCACCGTCTTCGTCGCGTACGCCTACGTCTGGCGCCGCGGCGGTCTGGAGTGGGACTGACGAACCGTTTGTGAACGGGCGTACAAGCCACCGGACTTGAGGGCATTGAGAGGGTACAGATGGGAATCGAGGAGAAGCTGCCGAGCGGCTTTCTGCTCACCAGCGTGGAGGCCGCCGCGGGGTGGGTGCGGAAGGCGTCGCTCTTCCCCGCCACCTTCGGGCTCGCCTGCTGCGCGATCGAGATGATGACCACCGGCGCCGGCCGCTACGACCTGGCCCGGTTCGGCATGGAGGTCTTCCGCGGCTCGCCGCGCCAGGCCGACCTGATGATCGTGGCCGGCCGGGTGAGCCAGAAGATGGCGCCGGTGCTGCGGCAGGTCTACGACCAGATGGCCAACCCGAAGTGGGTCATCTCGATGGGCGTGTGCGCCTCCTCCGGCGGCATGTTCAACAACTACGCGATCGTCCAGGGCGTGGACCACATCGTCCCGGTCGACATCTACCTGCCGGGCTGTCCGCCCCGGCCGGAGATGCTGCTGGACGCCATCCTCAAGCTCCACGACAAGATCCAGCACGAGAAGCTCGGCGTGAACCGCCGCCGGGCCGAGGAGGAGGCCGAGCGCGAGGCGCTGCAGGCCGTCCCCACCAGCGAGATGGGGGGGCTGCTGCGATGAGCGAGCAGAACGGCGGGCCGGACGGCCCCGAGACCGTCCCCGCCACCCGCCGGGAGATCCCGGTCGAGGTGGTCGGCGCCCGGCGCGGCATGTTCGGCGGCCAGGGCACCGGCGACACCTCCGGCTTCGGCGGCCTGCAGGCCCCGATCGTGCTGCCCTCCGCCAGCGAGCGCCCCTACGGCGGCTACTTCGACGAGGTCGCCGACGAGTTCGAGGGCGCCCTGGAGGAGCAGGGCCTCGACGTCTCCGAGGTGATCGAGAAGACCGTGGTCGACCACGGCGAGCTCACCTTCCACATCGCCCGCGAGCACCTGCCGGCCGCGGCCCGGACGCTCCGCGACGACCCCGCGCTCCGGTTCGAACTCTGCCTCGGCGTCAGCGGCGTGCACTACCCGCAGGACCGCGGCCGCGAGCTGCACGCCGTCTACCACCTGCGGTCGATCACCCACGGCCGGCTGATCCGGCTGGAGGTCACCGCCCCGGACGCCGACCCGCGGATCCCCTCGGTGGTCAGCGTCTACCCGACCAACGACTGGCACGAGCGCGAGGCCTACGACTTCTTCGGCCTGGTCTTCGACGGCCACCCGGCGCTCACCCGGATCATGATGCCCGACGACTGGCTGGGCCACCCGCAGCGCAAGGACTACCCGCTCGGCGGCATCCCCGTCGAGTACAAGGGCGCCCAGATCCCGGCGCCCGACCAGCGGAGGTCGTACAGCTGATGAGCACCGAATTCCACGCCGGCCCCCGCGACACCACCGAAGGCCGGGTCTTCACCGTCACCGGCGGCGACTGGGGCGAGGTCGTCGAGGCCGCCGCCCGGGCCGACGACGAGCGCATCATCGTCAACATGGGTCCCCAGCACCCGTCCACCCACGGCGTGCTGCGGCTGATCCTGGAGATCGACGGCGAGACGGTCACCGAGGCCCGCTGCGGCATCGGGTACCTGCACACCGGCATCGAGAAGAACATGGAGTTCCGCAACTGGGTCCAGGGCACCACCTTCGTGACCCGCATGGACTACCTCACGCCGCTGTACAACGAGACCGCCTACTGCCTGGCCGTCGAGAAGCTGCTCGGCATCACCGCGGACGTCCCCGAACGGGCCACCGTCATCCGCGTCCTGATGATGGAGCTGAACCGGATCTCCTCCCACCTGGTGGCCCTCGCCACCGGCGGCATGGAGATCGGCTCCACCACCCTGATGATCTACGGCTTCCGCGACCGCGAGGTCGTCCTGGACATCTTCGAGCTGGTCACCGGCCTGCGCATGAACCACGCGTACGTCCGCCCCGGCGGCCTCGCCCAGGACCTCCCGCCCGGCGCCGTCGACCAGATCCGCGAGGGCATCGCCCTGCTCCGCTCCCGGATGCACGAGTACGACAAACTCGCCACCGACAACCCGGTGTTCAAGGCCCGCCTGGTCGACGTCGGCCACCTCGACCTGGCCGGCTGCCTCGCGCTCGGCGCCACCGGCCCGATCCTGCGGGCCACCGGCCTGCCCCACGACCTGCGCAAGTCCGACCCGTACTGCGGCTACGAGGACTACGAGTTCGACGTCGCGGTGGCGGACTCCTGCGACTCCTACGGCCGGTTCCTGATCCGGCTGGAGGAGATGCGGCAGTCCCTGCGGATCGCCGAGCAGTGCCTGGAGCGGCTGCGCCCCGGCCCGGTGATGGTGGCCGACAAGAAGATCGCCTGGCCGTCCCAACTGGCCGTCGGCCCGGACGGCATGGGCAACTCGCTCGACCACATCCGGAAGATCATGGGCACCTCGATGGAGGCCCTGATCCACCACTTCAAGCTGGTCACCGAGGGCTTCCGGGTCCCGGTCGGGCAGGCGTACACGGCGGTCGAGTCGCCCAAGGGCGAGCTCGGGGTGCACGTGGTCAGCGACGGCGGGACCCGCCCGTACCGGGTCCACTTCCGGGACCCCTCGTTCACCAACCTGCAGACGATGGCGGCGATGTGCGAGGGCGGCCAGGTCGCCGACGTGATCGTCGCGGTGGCCGGGATCGACCCGGTGATGGGAGGCGTGGACCGGTGAGCAACGTCGAACTCGGCCTGCCGGCGCTGCCGGCCAAGCCGTACCCCCAGGAGGTGCACGACCGGCTCGCGCGGGACGCCGCCGAGCTGATCGGGCGCTACCCCCAGTCCCGCTCCGCGCTGCTGCCGCTGCTGCACCTGGTGCAGGCCGAGGAGGGGCACGTCAGCCCCACCGGCATCCGGTTCTGCGCCGAGCAGCTGGACCTCACCACCGCCGAGGTCACCGCCGTCGCGACCTTCTACACCATGTACCGCCGCCGCCCGGCCGGGAAGTACCACGTCGGGGTCTGCACCAACACCCTCTGCGCGGTGCTCGGCGGCGACCAGATCTTCGAGGAGCTCAAGCAGCACCTCGGCGTGGAGAACAACGAGACCACCGCCGACGGCGAGATCTCCCTCGAACACATCGAGTGCAACGCGGCCTGCGACTACGCCCCCGTGGTGATGGTCAACTGGGAGTTCTTCGACAACCAGACCCCGCAGAGCGCCCGGCAGCTGGTCGACCAGCTGCGGGCCGGCACCGAGGTGCAGCCCACCCGCGGCGCCCGGCTCTGCACCTTCAAGGAGACCGCCCGGATCCTCGCCGGATTCCCCGACGAGCGCCCAGGCGCCGTCGACGCCTCCGGCGCGGGCGGCGCCCCCTCCATGGCCGGCCTGCGGCTCGCCCGCGGCGAGGCCCTGCCCGGCACCCCCGGCACCAAGG
The window above is part of the Kitasatospora sp. HUAS MG31 genome. Proteins encoded here:
- a CDS encoding DUF6879 family protein; the protein is MKRILTSVVSGGVSYGLTQLTKQSNSTSLIVGTLVGGTVLMVGFLIGFERRLTGVEHALEEHTTEMQTLVGGGFARINEATELFGRVESSRLDTGEVTELVRSALEIGPDRPEIVHGFAQKEIRRLAVLMRELRTGEAAYDGEDRDWLLTLAGSANATIDATSTAVDVGFWTSELGLRYLAAQREAIDRGVKVRRVFILDSPTAEELAEVHRVGRQQAALNVSVRVVTTADLPAPVRLDPMFDFIVFDQAISYEVTPGLPVEQAAQPVIASTRLVLRPDRVARRMRRFNDLWNASEPVE
- a CDS encoding DMT family transporter; translated protein: MTATPADLPVPRQSFRDLPVLAVAAVWGSSFLVVKEVADPGTALAVLVLRFGLVLPPLGLAAWPALRRLTRREWLGGAALGLVLGGIFLLETYGAVHTSATNAGLIISLTMVFTPLADSALRRTRPSRPFLAAAGLSVLGVALLTADGGLRAPSAGDLLVLAAAVVRTAFVLATARSRAVADTDSLALTWVQLASATAVFALAAPFAGPSPLALAAEFGAAGWGLLLYLSLFCTVFAFFVQAWAVRATSPSRVSLLLGTEPLWAAVFGIAVAGDRPGAAALLGGLCVLAGTEWGRRTAQTPA
- a CDS encoding NADH-quinone oxidoreductase subunit A, whose protein sequence is MNAYAPILVLGAIAAAFAVGSVVMASLTGPKRYNRAKLEAYECGIEPTPQPKGGGRFPIKYYLTAMLFIVFDIEIVFLYPWAVSFDALGIFGLVEMLLFIATVFVAYAYVWRRGGLEWD
- a CDS encoding NADH-quinone oxidoreductase subunit C, whose product is MSEQNGGPDGPETVPATRREIPVEVVGARRGMFGGQGTGDTSGFGGLQAPIVLPSASERPYGGYFDEVADEFEGALEEQGLDVSEVIEKTVVDHGELTFHIAREHLPAAARTLRDDPALRFELCLGVSGVHYPQDRGRELHAVYHLRSITHGRLIRLEVTAPDADPRIPSVVSVYPTNDWHEREAYDFFGLVFDGHPALTRIMMPDDWLGHPQRKDYPLGGIPVEYKGAQIPAPDQRRSYS
- a CDS encoding NADH-quinone oxidoreductase subunit D; translation: MSTEFHAGPRDTTEGRVFTVTGGDWGEVVEAAARADDERIIVNMGPQHPSTHGVLRLILEIDGETVTEARCGIGYLHTGIEKNMEFRNWVQGTTFVTRMDYLTPLYNETAYCLAVEKLLGITADVPERATVIRVLMMELNRISSHLVALATGGMEIGSTTLMIYGFRDREVVLDIFELVTGLRMNHAYVRPGGLAQDLPPGAVDQIREGIALLRSRMHEYDKLATDNPVFKARLVDVGHLDLAGCLALGATGPILRATGLPHDLRKSDPYCGYEDYEFDVAVADSCDSYGRFLIRLEEMRQSLRIAEQCLERLRPGPVMVADKKIAWPSQLAVGPDGMGNSLDHIRKIMGTSMEALIHHFKLVTEGFRVPVGQAYTAVESPKGELGVHVVSDGGTRPYRVHFRDPSFTNLQTMAAMCEGGQVADVIVAVAGIDPVMGGVDR
- a CDS encoding NuoB/complex I 20 kDa subunit family protein, which encodes MGIEEKLPSGFLLTSVEAAAGWVRKASLFPATFGLACCAIEMMTTGAGRYDLARFGMEVFRGSPRQADLMIVAGRVSQKMAPVLRQVYDQMANPKWVISMGVCASSGGMFNNYAIVQGVDHIVPVDIYLPGCPPRPEMLLDAILKLHDKIQHEKLGVNRRRAEEEAEREALQAVPTSEMGGLLR
- a CDS encoding geranylgeranyl reductase family protein encodes the protein MTETAVESTADVIVVGAGPAGSTTAYYLAQAGLDVLLLEKTAFPREKVCGDGLTPRATKQLVDMGIDVSVENGWLHNRGLRIIGGGVRLELDWPELSAFPDYGLVRKRADFDELLARQAQKAGARLYETCNVTGPVLDDRTGRITGVTAKLGDEKREVVFRAPLVVAADGNSTRLSLAMGLHRIESRPMGVAYRTYFTSPRHQDDYLESWLELWDTRGGEKKLLPGYGWIFGMGDGTSNVGLGILNSSPAFGDLNWREVLKAWCASMPEEWGYTPENMTDPIRGAALPMAFNRQPHYTRGLLLVGDAGGMVNPFNGEGIAYAMESGQIAAGVIIQANARVTDAGRERALQRYPQILKEVYGGYYTLGRAFVKLLGNPRIMQLATDRGLTHPVLMKFVLKLLANLTDPQGGDAMDRIINGLAKVAPNA
- the nuoE gene encoding NADH-quinone oxidoreductase subunit NuoE gives rise to the protein MSNVELGLPALPAKPYPQEVHDRLARDAAELIGRYPQSRSALLPLLHLVQAEEGHVSPTGIRFCAEQLDLTTAEVTAVATFYTMYRRRPAGKYHVGVCTNTLCAVLGGDQIFEELKQHLGVENNETTADGEISLEHIECNAACDYAPVVMVNWEFFDNQTPQSARQLVDQLRAGTEVQPTRGARLCTFKETARILAGFPDERPGAVDASGAGGAPSMAGLRLARGEALPGTPGTKVVSPRHEGTEA